The Filimonas lacunae genomic sequence GAACAGGAAATAATGCACCCCGTTCACCCACCATTCAAACTTTCCCTCTTGTATAAAATAAATACACAGGCCTTTGGCTACCTGTTGCGGAAAGGACTGCAGTTGTATGGCGGTGTTCTTTTTTGCATATATCTCCAGGATGTGCGGAAATGCGTCCAACTTGCCGGCAGCGCCCTGCTGGTAGTGAAACTGATACATCTGGCAGGCAATTTTTATTACCACCTAAAGAAAGGCAAAAATTATTAACTCACTGTATAAAATGCTACACCGGTTTTTTTTGGTAGTTTCAGGGAGGGGATGTTAATACCTTGCTCCGGGTAACAGTTAAACTACCTTACATAATGCGGGAAGAAAAACACATTATCGGCTACGGAGAATCAGGAAACAGTAAAGAAGTATTTTATTCTATTAACCCTTCGGGAAAAGAAAACAGCGCCGTTTACTTTCACCAGGCAACAGCCGAAGAAGTAAACCAGGCGGTGCAGCAGGCCAGTTCTTCTTTTGCACTGTACCGCAAAATACCTGCGGCCCGTAAAGCCGCTTTTTTAAACGCCATAGCAGCAGAACTGGAAAACTGCGGCGATGCACTCATTACCACCTGCATGCAGGAAACCGCCCTGCCCCGCGCAAGGCTGGAAGGGGAACGCGCACGCACCACCGGGCAGCTGCGTATGTTTGCCACACTGGTGGCAGAAGGCTCGTGGGTAGATGCGCGTATTGAAACGGCACTGCCCGACAGGAAGCCATTGCCCAAACCCGACATGCGTTATATGAATATACCACTCGGCCCCGTGGCTGTATTTGGAGCCAGCAATTTCCCCCTCGCATTTTCGGTGGCCGGTGGCGATACCGCATCGGCACTGGCTGCCGGGTGTACCGTAGTAGTAAAGGCACACCCCGCACACCCCGCAACCTCTGCCCTTGCCGGCAAAGCCATACAGCGCGCTGCGCAAAGCACAGGCATGCCGGATGGCGTGTTCTCCCTGTTGTTTGATAGTGGCACGCAAACCGGCGCACAGCTGGTTACGCACCCGCTGATAAAAGCAGTAGCTTTTACCGGATCGTACCGAGGCGGTAAAGCCCTGTATGATATGGCCGTGCGCCGGCCGGAGCCTATACCCGTGTTTGCAGAAATGGGCAGCACCAACCCCGTGTTTGTATTGCCCGAAGCCGCACAGCAAAAAGGGGCCACTATTGCAGAAGCCTATAGCGCTTCGGTAGCTATGGGTGTAGGGCAGTTTTGTACCAGTCCCGGTATGTTGTTCTACCCCCAGCAGGCGGCTGACTTTAACGGGCAGTTAAGTAATGTTTTTTCCAATATTACCGGCGGCGTTATGCTGGCTGCCTATATGTATCATGCCTACCAGGCAGGTGTGGAAGAAAGGCTGGCGCTGCCTGCCGTTGCCACCCTGGCCAGTGGTAAAGCACCCGATACCACCGATACCCATGTAGTTACACCGGTGCTGATGACCACCCATAGCGATGAACTGATCACACAACCCTTACTGCGGGAAGAAATATTTGGCCCGGCTTCTATAGCCGTACCTGTAACCACCCGCGAAGCCATGCTGGCACTGGCCCATAGCCTGCCCGGTCAGCTGACCGCTACTGTACACGGCACCGCAGAAGAACTGCCTGCGTGGCAGGAGCTGCTGGATATACTGGAACAGAAAGCAGGCCGTGTGGTCATCAACGGTTTTCCCACAGGTGTAGAACCTGTAAGCGCCATGGTGCATGGCGGCCCCTTCCCCGCAACAACCAACAGCAGCAGCACCTCAGTAGGTACCGCCGCCATATACCGTTTTGTACGGCCTGTATGTTACCAGAACATGCCCGATGCCCTGCTGCCTGCCGAATTGCAGGAAAGCAACCCCATGGGCATTTACAGAATGGTCAACGGCGGCAGAGCCTTTACCCAATTATAATTGTAAACAAGATGAGCAGCAGATTTAGAAGCCAGGACTGGTTTGGACGCAAAGACAAAGACGGTATCATTTACCGCAGCTGGATGAAGAACCAGGGCATGCCTACGGATATGTTCGATGGCAGGCCTGTGATAGGTATATGCAATACTTTCAGCGAGCTTACTCCGTGTAACGCCCACTTCCGCGATCATGCAGAAGCCGTGAAGAAAGGCGTGCTGGAAGCAGGCGGCTTTCCGGTAGAGTTTCCCATCATGAGCCTGGGCGAAACCCTGCTCAAACCCACTGCCATGCTATTTCGCAACCTGGCCAGCATGGACGCAGAGGAAAGCATACGTGGTAACCCGATAGATGGTGTGGTACTGCTGACCGGCTGTGATAAAACCACCCCCTCTACCGTTATGGGCGCTGCCAGTGTGGGACTGCCCACCATTGTAGTACCCGGCGGGCCTATGTTGAACGGCCGTTATAAAGGTCAGCAGATAGGCAGCGGTACGCACGTGTGGAAATTTGATGAGGATATGAAAACCGGCGTCATGACGCAGGAAGAATGTGAATATGCCGAAAGCTGTATGAGCCGCAGCATAGGACATTGTATGACGATGGGCACCGCCAGCACCATGGCCTGCATGGTAGAATCGCTGGGCTTAACCCTCAGCGGCGCGGCTGCCATACCCGCTGCGGACTCCCGCAAAAAAGTAATGGCGCAGCTCAGCGGCAGGCGCATTGTGCAAATGGTAAAGGATAACCTTACCATTGATAAAATACTCACCCGCGAGGCGTTTGAAAACGCGATTATGGTCAACTCCGCCGTAGGTGGTTCTTCCAACTTTGTAATACACCTGATGGCTATTGCCGGTCGTATTGGGGTTGACCTGCACCTGGATGATTTTGACAAACTCGGCAGTAAAATCCCGCTGCTGCTGAACCTCATGCCTTCCGGCAAGTTTTTAATGGAAGACTTCTTTTACGCAGGCGGCCTGCCCGTAATACTGAACGAACTGAAGGAGCTGCTGCACCGCAACATCGTTACCGTAACCGGCCACAACCACCACGATAATATCAAAGGCAGCAGCGAATGTTATAATGCAGACGTGATTGCTTCTATACAACAACCCCTGCAACCCGAAGCCGGTATAGTAGTGGTAAAAGGCAACCTGGCACAGAACGGTGCCGTAATAAAGCCCAGCGCCGCCACTCCTGCCCTGATGCAGCATACCGGCCGCGCCGTGGTGTTTGAAAGCATTGAAGACTATCACGCCCGTATTGACGATCCCCACCTGGATATAGATGAAACCTGCGTGATGGTACTGAAATACGTAGGCCCCGTGGGCTACCCCGGCATGCCCGAAGTAGGCAACATGGCCCTGCCCAAAAAGATACTGGAAAAAGGTATACGCGATATGGTACGCATATCGGATGGCAGAATGAGCGGCACCGCTTATGGTACCGCTGTATTGCATGTATCTCCCGAAAGTGCCATTGGCGGCAACCTGGCGCTGGTGCAAAACGGTGATATGATAGAGCTGAACGTAGAAAAACGTTTGCTGCACCTGCACGTAAGCGAAGCCGAGCTGGAACAAAGAAGACAGGCCTGGACAGCGCCACCACCCGCTTCGCGCCGTGGGTATGTAAGTTTATATATCCAGCACGTAATGGGTGCTGATAAAGGGGCCGACCTGGATTTTCTGCAAGGCAGCTCCGGATCGGAAGTCACCCGCGATTCTCATTAACAATAACTGCTAAAACAAAACACACGATTGCCATATGAAGGTTTACAAAACACAGTCCGGCGCACTGCTGGAAGCCGAAGGAAACACATATACCCTACCCGTTACCGACTGGGAAGCTTTTATTAACAACGATGATTTATATAACACCCTTACCAGCCTGCTCGCCAGCGGTAAGGCCACTGCCACACCCCACCCATCCGCATCGGAAACACTGCCCCCCATCGGCCCCCGGCAGGAACTATGGGCCTGCGGTGTTACCTACTGGCGCAGCAAAGTAGGCCGCCAGGAAGAAAGCAAAGCCAGCGGCGGTGGCGACTTTTACGAAAAGGTATACCACGCCGAAAGACCCGAAGTATTTTTTAAAAGCACTCCCTCCCGTGTAGTCGGCCCCGGCCAGCCCGTGCGCATACGTAAAGACAGCACCTGGGATGTACCCGAACCCGAACTGACACTGGTGGTAACCAGCTCCGGCAAAATCATCGGCTACACCATCGGCAACGACATGAGCAGCCGCAGCATAGAAGGCGAAAACCCGCTATACCTGCCCCAGGCCAAAACCTACGATGGCTGCGCCGCGTTAGGTCCCTGCATTTACGTTACCAACCAGCCCCTGCCTGCCCAGGCGTTGATACGCCTTACCATATCCCGCAACGGCGAACAAGCTTTTACCGGCGATGTAGAACTATCGCAAATGAAACGCACCCCGGAAGAGCTGGTTAGCTTTGTATACCGCGAAAGCAGCTTCCCCCACGGCTGCCTGATTATGACAGGCACCGGCATAGTACCCGGCCATGATTTCACCCTGCAAAGCGGCGATGAAATCAGCATTGGCATTGACGGTATCGGAACGCTTACCAACACTGTTGCATAACCTAAACACCACCATATGGAATGGCTTGTTATACTGGCCGCAGTAGCCTTGCAGGTATACCTTACCTGGAAAAAACTCGGCCCCTTTTTATCCTTGCTTATCGTGGCCCTACTTTCCGGCCTATGCCTGGGCATGCACCCGGAGCAACTGATCCGCTCCATAGAAAGAGGTGTAGGCAACACCCTCAGCGGCCTGGCCCTGGTTATTTGCCTGGGCGCCGCCCTGGGTAAAATACTGGAAGCAGGCGGGGCTGTAACACGCATTACCACTACCCTTATCGGCGCTTTTGGTGAGCGTAATATTCAGTGGGTGCTGTTGCTTACCGGCTTTCTTATCGGCATACCACTGTATTATAACGCCGGGTTTATGATATTGGTGCCGCTGGTGTTTTCCGTGGCCTACCGCGCTAAGCTGCCGCTGCTGTATGTGGCTATGCCCATGGCCGCTGCACTTTCTACCACCCATTGCTTTTTGCCGCCCCACCCCAGCCCGGTGTTTCTGATAAACGCCTTCCATGCGAACATGGGTAAAACACTGGTGTATGGGTTGATGATTACCGTACCGGTGGTAATTGTTGCAGGGCCATTGCTGGGGCGATTGTTGAAGAACGTGCAGGTGAAAACGGAATCTGTTTTTTTGTCGAAGGATGATGATCCGGAAAAGCCATTGCCGGGTACTTTGCCTAGTTTTTTGATTGGGTTGTTGCCTGTAGGGTTGATTACCGCGAAACTGCTGGCGGATCATCTTCTAGGTGATTATCTTTTGAGGACGATATTGGACTTTACTGGGGATGCTACTATTGCTTTGTTGATCTCTGTACTGCTGGCTATTGCTTACTTTGGTAAAGCTGCCGGCCAGCCTTTGGCTGCTACCGTGAAATGGGTAAATGAAGCCATTGGGGGCATTGCTGTGATATTGTTTATTATCTGCGCCGGTGGAGTGTTTAAGCAGGTGTTGCAGGATAGTGGTACGGATAAGCATATTGCTGCGCTGTGTGCCCAGTGGCAAATGCCGCCGTTGTTGTTTGGGTGGTTGATTACTGCCATACTGCGGGTGGCTATTGGGTCGGCTACCGTGGCGGGGATTACTGCTGCGGGTGTGGTGGCGCCGTTAGTAGCTTCCGGGGTGGCTTCTCCAGAGTTGATGGTGTTGGCGGTGGGTACGGGTAGTGTGTTTGGGTCGCATGTGAATGATTCGGGGTTTTGGATGTTTAAGGAGTTTTTTAATTTGAGTTTGAAGCAGACGTTTTTATCGTGGACGGTGATGGAGACAGCGATTTCGGTGTTGGGGTTGATTGGGGTGCTGGTGTTGGAGGTGGTGGTGGGTGTTTAGGTGTAATACCCTATAGATACTAACCATACATTCAAGTGATTTTGTTCTCAATCTTTTAAATAGTATCTACGGCCGACACCAACTTATATACCAGCCCTAATTTTTTGGATAATATCAACACTTTGCCTACCAAACCAAATAACTTTGCCTGCAAATTATTTTATGAATGTAACTACTGCTGGTGTTAAAGGATACGAATATCAATACAAGGCAATTATTGCCCTAGGTTTGCTGAATCTGCGTCAAAGTAG encodes the following:
- a CDS encoding aldehyde dehydrogenase (NADP(+)); this encodes MREEKHIIGYGESGNSKEVFYSINPSGKENSAVYFHQATAEEVNQAVQQASSSFALYRKIPAARKAAFLNAIAAELENCGDALITTCMQETALPRARLEGERARTTGQLRMFATLVAEGSWVDARIETALPDRKPLPKPDMRYMNIPLGPVAVFGASNFPLAFSVAGGDTASALAAGCTVVVKAHPAHPATSALAGKAIQRAAQSTGMPDGVFSLLFDSGTQTGAQLVTHPLIKAVAFTGSYRGGKALYDMAVRRPEPIPVFAEMGSTNPVFVLPEAAQQKGATIAEAYSASVAMGVGQFCTSPGMLFYPQQAADFNGQLSNVFSNITGGVMLAAYMYHAYQAGVEERLALPAVATLASGKAPDTTDTHVVTPVLMTTHSDELITQPLLREEIFGPASIAVPVTTREAMLALAHSLPGQLTATVHGTAEELPAWQELLDILEQKAGRVVINGFPTGVEPVSAMVHGGPFPATTNSSSTSVGTAAIYRFVRPVCYQNMPDALLPAELQESNPMGIYRMVNGGRAFTQL
- a CDS encoding fumarylacetoacetate hydrolase family protein; this translates as MKVYKTQSGALLEAEGNTYTLPVTDWEAFINNDDLYNTLTSLLASGKATATPHPSASETLPPIGPRQELWACGVTYWRSKVGRQEESKASGGGDFYEKVYHAERPEVFFKSTPSRVVGPGQPVRIRKDSTWDVPEPELTLVVTSSGKIIGYTIGNDMSSRSIEGENPLYLPQAKTYDGCAALGPCIYVTNQPLPAQALIRLTISRNGEQAFTGDVELSQMKRTPEELVSFVYRESSFPHGCLIMTGTGIVPGHDFTLQSGDEISIGIDGIGTLTNTVA
- a CDS encoding IlvD/Edd family dehydratase, giving the protein MSSRFRSQDWFGRKDKDGIIYRSWMKNQGMPTDMFDGRPVIGICNTFSELTPCNAHFRDHAEAVKKGVLEAGGFPVEFPIMSLGETLLKPTAMLFRNLASMDAEESIRGNPIDGVVLLTGCDKTTPSTVMGAASVGLPTIVVPGGPMLNGRYKGQQIGSGTHVWKFDEDMKTGVMTQEECEYAESCMSRSIGHCMTMGTASTMACMVESLGLTLSGAAAIPAADSRKKVMAQLSGRRIVQMVKDNLTIDKILTREAFENAIMVNSAVGGSSNFVIHLMAIAGRIGVDLHLDDFDKLGSKIPLLLNLMPSGKFLMEDFFYAGGLPVILNELKELLHRNIVTVTGHNHHDNIKGSSECYNADVIASIQQPLQPEAGIVVVKGNLAQNGAVIKPSAATPALMQHTGRAVVFESIEDYHARIDDPHLDIDETCVMVLKYVGPVGYPGMPEVGNMALPKKILEKGIRDMVRISDGRMSGTAYGTAVLHVSPESAIGGNLALVQNGDMIELNVEKRLLHLHVSEAELEQRRQAWTAPPPASRRGYVSLYIQHVMGADKGADLDFLQGSSGSEVTRDSH
- a CDS encoding GntP family permease, which encodes MEWLVILAAVALQVYLTWKKLGPFLSLLIVALLSGLCLGMHPEQLIRSIERGVGNTLSGLALVICLGAALGKILEAGGAVTRITTTLIGAFGERNIQWVLLLTGFLIGIPLYYNAGFMILVPLVFSVAYRAKLPLLYVAMPMAAALSTTHCFLPPHPSPVFLINAFHANMGKTLVYGLMITVPVVIVAGPLLGRLLKNVQVKTESVFLSKDDDPEKPLPGTLPSFLIGLLPVGLITAKLLADHLLGDYLLRTILDFTGDATIALLISVLLAIAYFGKAAGQPLAATVKWVNEAIGGIAVILFIICAGGVFKQVLQDSGTDKHIAALCAQWQMPPLLFGWLITAILRVAIGSATVAGITAAGVVAPLVASGVASPELMVLAVGTGSVFGSHVNDSGFWMFKEFFNLSLKQTFLSWTVMETAISVLGLIGVLVLEVVVGV